A window from Deinococcus reticulitermitis encodes these proteins:
- a CDS encoding phosphopentomutase, whose protein sequence is MLLTIVVLDSVGVGELPDAEAFGDKGAHTLNHTLRAAPAPLPHLARLGLGKIPTVQTAPETVPAVSEVVGAYGRMREVSPGKDTSTGHWEFMGVQLEHPFQVFPDGFPPEVMDRFNAATGQGFLCNRPYSGTDVIRDYGEEHLRTGDPIVYTSADSVFQIAAHEDRVPLETLYAWCEAAREILQGEYAVARVIARPFRGQHPFERANEHRKDFSLVPPRTVLDALKEAGKDVIGIGKIPDIYAGQGFTESIHTDDNADGIRKTLTRMRQGADGLIFTNLVDFDAKYGHRRDPAGYSRSLAEFDAALPELLAAVPQDGALLLISDHGNDPTWHGTDHTREYGLLLGWHPGLQGAVDLGERATFADVGATAAEALGAAWNGPGTSFWGELRAGGK, encoded by the coding sequence ATGCTGCTCACCATCGTCGTACTTGATTCCGTGGGCGTGGGTGAACTGCCTGACGCCGAAGCCTTCGGGGATAAGGGCGCCCATACCCTCAACCACACGCTGAGGGCGGCGCCCGCGCCTCTCCCCCACCTCGCGCGGCTGGGGCTGGGGAAGATTCCGACGGTGCAGACGGCTCCGGAGACGGTCCCCGCCGTGTCCGAGGTCGTGGGCGCTTACGGGCGGATGCGCGAGGTCAGCCCAGGCAAGGACACCTCGACCGGCCACTGGGAATTCATGGGCGTGCAGCTCGAGCACCCGTTTCAGGTGTTCCCGGACGGCTTCCCGCCAGAGGTGATGGACCGCTTCAATGCCGCGACGGGTCAGGGCTTTCTCTGCAACCGGCCCTACAGCGGCACCGACGTGATCCGCGACTACGGCGAGGAGCACCTGCGAACCGGCGACCCCATCGTGTACACCAGCGCCGACAGCGTCTTTCAGATCGCCGCGCACGAGGACCGGGTGCCGCTGGAGACGCTCTACGCGTGGTGCGAGGCCGCCCGCGAGATCCTGCAAGGCGAGTACGCCGTCGCGCGGGTGATCGCCCGGCCCTTCCGGGGCCAGCACCCTTTCGAGCGGGCGAACGAACACCGCAAGGACTTCTCGCTCGTGCCGCCGCGCACGGTCCTCGACGCGCTGAAGGAGGCCGGCAAGGACGTGATCGGCATCGGCAAGATTCCCGACATCTACGCCGGGCAGGGCTTCACCGAGTCGATTCACACCGACGACAACGCCGACGGCATCCGCAAGACGCTCACGCGGATGCGTCAGGGTGCCGACGGCCTGATCTTCACCAACCTCGTCGATTTCGATGCGAAGTACGGCCACCGCCGCGACCCTGCCGGGTACAGCCGCTCCCTCGCGGAGTTCGACGCGGCGCTGCCGGAGTTGCTCGCCGCCGTACCGCAGGACGGGGCGCTGCTCCTGATCTCCGACCACGGCAACGACCCCACCTGGCACGGCACCGACCACACCCGCGAATACGGCCTGCTGCTGGGCTGGCACCCGGGCCTGCAAGGAGCGGTGGACCTGGGCGAGCGCGCCACCTTCGCCGACGTGGGCGCGACCGCCGCCGAAGCGCTGGGCGCCGCGTGGAACGGCCCCGGCACGAGCTTCTGGGGCGAGCTGCGGGCCGGCGGGAAATGA
- the lptB gene encoding LPS export ABC transporter ATP-binding protein produces MTLPAPTPAAFLPTAPVPVRPELTASGLSKAYGKRQVVRGVDFRVRPGEIVALFGPNGAGKTTTFYMVVGFIRPGRGQIRLGERDLTRLPMHERARLGLGYLPQEPSAFRKLTARDNLLAILEYQKLPRAEQEARADALLAEFGLTHLAGSYAYQLSGGERRRLELARALTTDPDYLLLDEPFTGVDPKSIREIQRLIRELRDRRGIGVFITDHNVRETIALTDRVYLMFDGELKFEGTPAEFASDPDARRHYLGDDFEL; encoded by the coding sequence GTGACCCTGCCCGCCCCTACACCCGCCGCTTTCCTGCCTACCGCACCCGTTCCTGTCCGCCCTGAGTTGACAGCGAGCGGACTGAGCAAGGCGTACGGCAAGCGGCAGGTCGTGCGCGGCGTGGATTTCCGGGTGCGGCCCGGCGAGATCGTGGCACTCTTCGGGCCCAACGGCGCGGGCAAGACGACCACCTTCTACATGGTCGTGGGCTTTATCCGCCCCGGCCGCGGACAGATCCGGCTCGGCGAGCGCGACCTGACCCGCTTGCCGATGCACGAGCGGGCGCGGCTCGGCCTCGGGTATCTGCCGCAGGAACCGAGCGCCTTTCGCAAGCTCACCGCGCGCGACAATCTGCTCGCCATTCTGGAGTACCAGAAGCTGCCGCGCGCCGAGCAGGAGGCCCGCGCCGACGCGCTTCTCGCCGAGTTCGGCCTCACCCATCTGGCGGGGAGCTACGCCTACCAGCTCTCGGGCGGCGAGCGGCGGCGACTCGAACTCGCCCGCGCGCTCACGACCGACCCCGATTACCTGCTGCTCGACGAGCCTTTTACCGGTGTAGACCCCAAGAGCATCCGCGAGATTCAGCGCCTGATCCGCGAGCTGCGCGACCGCCGGGGCATCGGGGTGTTTATCACCGACCACAACGTGCGCGAGACGATCGCACTGACCGACCGGGTGTACCTGATGTTCGACGGCGAACTCAAGTTCGAGGGCACGCCCGCCGAGTTCGCCTCGGACCCCGACGCCCGCCGGCACTACCTCGGCGACGACTTCGAGCTGTAA
- the hisD gene encoding histidinol dehydrogenase, whose amino-acid sequence MQVLQGEDARAALTRSFAEIPVPDAVLARIEQTFGERLSPEEVVTRLLADVRARGDAALLDWTERLDGVRPEALEVTADELASAEVDGELHAAIRLAITRVRDFYAQQPAHGFLNHGPDGALGQLVRPLGRVGVYVPGGLAPLISTLIHTAVPAQVAGVGEIVVTTPPGRDGTVHPAILVAARELGITRVFKVGGAQAIGALAFGTASVPAVDKIAGPGNLFVVIAKRMVYGVTGIESLPGPTETLVIADDSADPRHVAADLLAQAEHNGAEPILVSVSRELLLRVQTELSEQLERLPEPNRSWARDSVEARMKVVLAADLEEALSLANLYAPEHLCLLTRDPWSLLGRVTRAGGVFVGEASMEALGDYVAGPSHVMPTGGTARFMSPVNVRDFQNIISVVGVNEETLRRIGPAAATLARAEGLEAHARAIESRLGEEP is encoded by the coding sequence ATGCAAGTGCTCCAAGGCGAAGACGCCCGCGCCGCCCTCACCCGCTCCTTCGCTGAGATTCCCGTTCCGGACGCCGTGCTCGCGCGCATCGAGCAGACCTTCGGCGAGCGCCTGAGCCCGGAAGAAGTCGTCACGCGCCTCCTCGCCGACGTGCGGGCGCGCGGAGACGCGGCGCTGCTCGACTGGACCGAGCGGCTCGACGGGGTACGGCCCGAGGCGCTGGAGGTCACCGCAGATGAACTCGCCTCGGCGGAAGTGGACGGCGAGCTGCACGCGGCGATCCGGCTGGCGATCACGCGGGTGCGCGACTTCTACGCGCAGCAACCGGCGCACGGCTTCCTGAACCACGGCCCCGACGGCGCCCTGGGGCAGCTCGTGCGCCCGCTCGGGCGGGTGGGGGTGTACGTGCCGGGGGGGCTCGCCCCGCTGATCTCCACCCTGATCCACACGGCGGTGCCGGCGCAGGTGGCGGGCGTGGGCGAGATCGTGGTGACGACGCCGCCCGGCAGGGACGGCACGGTGCATCCGGCGATCCTCGTCGCGGCGCGCGAACTCGGGATCACGCGGGTGTTCAAGGTGGGCGGCGCGCAGGCGATCGGGGCGCTCGCCTTCGGCACAGCTTCGGTGCCGGCGGTGGACAAGATCGCGGGGCCGGGCAACCTGTTCGTCGTGATCGCCAAGAGAATGGTGTACGGCGTCACCGGCATCGAGAGCCTGCCGGGGCCGACCGAGACGCTGGTGATCGCCGACGACTCCGCCGATCCGCGCCACGTCGCCGCCGACCTGCTCGCCCAGGCCGAGCACAACGGCGCCGAGCCGATCCTCGTGTCGGTGAGCCGCGAGCTGCTGCTGCGGGTGCAGACCGAGCTCTCGGAGCAGCTCGAACGCCTGCCCGAGCCCAACCGGAGCTGGGCGCGCGACAGCGTGGAGGCGCGGATGAAGGTGGTGCTCGCCGCCGACCTCGAAGAAGCCCTCTCCTTAGCCAACCTCTACGCCCCCGAGCACCTGTGCCTGCTCACCCGCGACCCCTGGAGCCTGCTCGGGCGGGTCACGCGGGCAGGCGGCGTGTTCGTCGGAGAAGCGAGCATGGAAGCGCTCGGCGACTACGTGGCCGGCCCCAGCCACGTGATGCCGACCGGCGGCACCGCGCGCTTCATGAGCCCGGTCAACGTGCGCGACTTCCAGAACATCATCTCCGTGGTGGGCGTGAATGAGGAAACCCTGCGCCGCATCGGGCCGGCCGCCGCCACCCTCGCCCGCGCCGAGGGGCTCGAAGCGCACGCCCGCGCGATCGAGAGCCGGCTGGGGGAAGAGCCGTAA